One Prolixibacteraceae bacterium DNA segment encodes these proteins:
- a CDS encoding alpha/beta hydrolase: protein MNVNKIKLILLLFCSLFLYSFGRTKGKEIQVIYKQIGDVQLEMNVFYPENFDQSKSYPAIVFFSGGGWLGMNINQFRPQAQHFAKKGFICFTPKYRTAKHHGTGPTASLKDAKSAMRYIKGNADSLHVNTDHIIASGGSAGGHLAAACALIEGHNEETDDLSISTIPSALVLFNPVIDNSSDGYGYKRLGCDYKTFSPLHNIKKGAPPTLFLLGTKDHLIPVQTAELYQKKMTDVGAKCKVVLYKDQEHGFFNYKFKENYLKTINEMEEFLLELGYKQFEPSNLAIDTMVYI, encoded by the coding sequence ATGAATGTGAATAAAATTAAGTTAATACTACTACTCTTTTGCTCCCTATTTTTATACTCTTTCGGGAGAACTAAGGGTAAAGAGATTCAGGTAATCTACAAACAAATTGGCGATGTCCAGTTAGAGATGAATGTTTTCTATCCAGAGAATTTTGATCAGAGTAAAAGTTATCCAGCGATTGTGTTTTTTAGTGGAGGAGGTTGGCTCGGGATGAATATTAATCAATTCCGTCCTCAAGCACAACATTTTGCAAAAAAAGGTTTTATCTGTTTTACTCCCAAATACAGAACTGCTAAGCACCATGGAACAGGACCTACTGCCTCTTTAAAAGATGCAAAGAGTGCGATGCGTTATATTAAGGGGAATGCCGATTCTCTTCATGTAAACACCGACCATATTATTGCTTCTGGAGGTTCGGCCGGAGGACATCTTGCAGCAGCATGTGCTTTGATCGAAGGCCATAACGAAGAGACAGACGATCTATCTATCTCTACGATTCCTTCTGCCTTGGTGTTGTTTAACCCCGTCATAGACAACAGTTCTGATGGCTATGGTTACAAACGTCTTGGCTGTGACTATAAGACCTTCTCTCCACTTCATAATATAAAAAAAGGAGCTCCACCAACACTCTTTTTGCTCGGAACCAAAGATCATCTTATCCCCGTTCAGACTGCTGAATTGTATCAGAAAAAGATGACTGATGTTGGAGCCAAATGTAAGGTGGTGTTATATAAAGATCAAGAACATGGTTTCTTTAATTACAAATTCAAAGAGAACTATCTTAAGACCATAAACGAAATGGAAGAGTTCTTGCTCGAACTTGGCTATAAACAGTTTGAACCTAGTAATTTGGCTATAGATACAATGGTTTATATTTAA
- a CDS encoding diphosphate--fructose-6-phosphate 1-phosphotransferase, which yields MTKSPLQIARAQYAPKLPKSLRNNSVVIVDGEKTQSVADQADIEKLFPHTYGMPLLSFEGSDASVELPVANVGVILSGGQAPGGHNVISGIFDGLKKLNPNNKLYGFLGGPGGLVDHKYMELTADVIDEYRNTGGFDIIGSGRTKLEETWQFDKGVEICKELDINAVVIIGGDDSNTNACVLAEYYLEQNTGVQVIGCPKTIDGDLKNDMIETSFGFDTACKVYSELIGNIMRDANSAKKYWHFIKLMGRSASHIGLECALQTQPNICLISEEVAEKKQTLGAVVTEMANVIAKRAANGENFGVALIPEGLIEFIPEMKTLISELNDLLAEGHDSANEFKATPKADRLEWVANHLSDASSVVFRSLPAGIATQLTLDRDPHGNVQVSKIETEKLLIEMVEVKLAEMKEAGSYAGSFSSQNHFFGYEGRCAAPSNFDADYCYSIGFTASVLIAQGKTGYMSSVRNTTAPAEEWIAGGVPVTMMMNMERRHGHMKPVIQKALVELDGKPFLAFAAKRDEWAEMTSFVYPGPIQYWGPSEVCDLTTKTLIEERK from the coding sequence ATGACAAAAAGTCCTTTGCAGATAGCTAGAGCACAATATGCTCCTAAGCTTCCTAAGTCTTTGAGAAACAATTCTGTTGTTATTGTGGATGGTGAGAAAACTCAGTCAGTTGCTGACCAAGCAGACATCGAGAAGTTATTTCCTCACACATATGGAATGCCATTGTTGAGCTTTGAAGGATCAGATGCATCTGTTGAGCTACCTGTAGCAAACGTAGGTGTGATTCTTTCAGGTGGACAAGCACCAGGTGGACACAACGTAATTTCAGGTATTTTTGATGGTTTGAAAAAGTTGAACCCAAACAATAAACTTTATGGATTCCTAGGTGGTCCTGGTGGTTTGGTTGATCACAAATATATGGAACTAACTGCTGATGTTATCGATGAGTATCGTAACACTGGTGGTTTTGATATCATTGGTTCAGGTCGTACAAAATTAGAAGAGACTTGGCAATTTGACAAAGGGGTTGAGATCTGTAAGGAATTAGATATCAACGCTGTTGTTATTATTGGTGGAGACGATTCAAACACAAATGCTTGTGTTCTTGCTGAGTACTATCTTGAGCAAAATACAGGGGTTCAGGTTATTGGTTGTCCTAAGACAATTGATGGTGACCTTAAAAACGACATGATCGAAACTTCTTTCGGTTTCGATACTGCATGTAAAGTATACTCAGAGTTGATTGGTAACATCATGCGTGATGCGAACTCAGCAAAGAAATACTGGCACTTCATCAAGCTTATGGGACGTTCTGCTTCTCATATCGGACTAGAGTGTGCACTTCAAACTCAACCAAACATCTGTTTGATCTCAGAAGAGGTTGCTGAGAAAAAACAAACTCTTGGTGCAGTAGTTACAGAGATGGCTAATGTTATCGCTAAGCGTGCTGCAAACGGTGAGAACTTTGGTGTGGCATTGATTCCTGAAGGATTGATTGAGTTCATCCCAGAGATGAAGACTTTGATCTCAGAGCTTAACGATCTACTGGCTGAAGGACATGATTCAGCAAACGAATTTAAAGCGACTCCTAAAGCAGATCGTTTAGAGTGGGTTGCAAACCACCTTTCTGATGCTTCTTCTGTTGTTTTCCGTTCTCTTCCTGCTGGTATTGCTACCCAGTTGACTTTGGATCGTGATCCACACGGAAACGTTCAAGTATCTAAGATCGAGACTGAGAAGTTGTTGATCGAAATGGTTGAGGTGAAGTTGGCTGAGATGAAAGAGGCTGGATCTTATGCTGGGTCTTTCTCTTCACAGAACCACTTCTTCGGTTATGAAGGACGTTGTGCTGCTCCATCGAACTTCGATGCTGACTACTGTTATTCTATTGGTTTCACTGCTTCTGTATTGATTGCACAAGGAAAAACTGGTTATATGTCTTCAGTAAGAAACACTACTGCTCCTGCAGAAGAGTGGATTGCTGGTGGTGTTCCTGTAACAATGATGATGAACATGGAACGTCGTCATGGTCATATGAAGCCTGTTATTCAGAAAGCATTGGTTGAATTGGATGGTAAGCCATTCCTTGCTTTTGCTGCAAAACGTGATGAGTGGGCAGAGATGACAAGCTTCGTTTATCCTGGTCCTATCCAATATTGGGGACCATCAGAGGTTTGTGATTTGACTACAAAAACTTTGATCGAAGAGCGTAAGTAA
- a CDS encoding glycoside hydrolase family 125 protein: MKRRDFLRNSALVGAGVAAMPSLKAGERTKYNSLRPSKSERNFQSDAVDTLIGELKQKISDPKLSWLFENCFPNTLDTTVEYREVQGKPDTFVITGDIHAMWLRDSTAQVWPYLPLLEIDEKLRKMVLGLVHRQSACVQIDPYANAFNFDDSEKSHWASDHTKMSNSLHERKWEIDSLCYVVRLAYGYWKQTNRKDAFDKSWHKTAELIYRTFVEQQRKEDAGPYSFTRTTDRQTDTMPGFGWGNPIKPNGLICSAFRPSDDATSYLYLIPSNHFAVVSLGQMAEILREIYGDNDLASKCEVLKEEVEHALQQYAELKHLKYGKIIPFEVDGFGNELFMDDSNIPSLLSLPYLGALSEKDKLYQRTRKFVLSEDNPYFWRGEVCEGVGGPHVGMYYVWPMSVIMRALTSSDEKEIESCLKMLCNMDGDTGFMHEGVHKDDATKFTRSWFAWVNTLFGELVVKVSNHYPELLQKSYFEPK, translated from the coding sequence ATGAAAAGAAGAGATTTTTTACGCAATAGTGCCCTTGTTGGGGCTGGCGTCGCTGCCATGCCTTCTCTTAAGGCAGGAGAGAGAACAAAATATAACTCATTACGTCCTTCCAAATCCGAACGTAACTTCCAAAGTGATGCGGTAGATACTCTTATTGGAGAGTTGAAACAGAAGATTTCTGATCCCAAACTGTCTTGGCTTTTTGAAAACTGTTTTCCAAATACATTAGACACTACTGTTGAATATCGTGAAGTGCAAGGCAAACCTGATACTTTTGTGATCACTGGGGATATTCATGCGATGTGGTTGAGAGACTCTACAGCACAAGTGTGGCCATACCTCCCTTTGTTAGAGATAGACGAGAAGCTACGTAAAATGGTGTTGGGTCTTGTGCATCGTCAGTCAGCTTGTGTTCAGATTGATCCTTATGCAAATGCCTTTAATTTTGACGATAGCGAAAAAAGTCATTGGGCTTCTGATCACACTAAGATGAGCAATTCACTTCATGAACGAAAATGGGAGATCGACTCTCTATGTTATGTGGTTCGTTTGGCTTATGGTTATTGGAAGCAGACCAATCGTAAAGATGCTTTCGATAAGTCCTGGCACAAGACGGCAGAGTTGATCTATAGAACCTTTGTGGAGCAGCAACGAAAAGAGGATGCTGGTCCCTACTCTTTTACACGAACAACGGATCGTCAGACTGATACGATGCCTGGGTTTGGATGGGGTAACCCAATAAAACCTAATGGTTTGATCTGTTCTGCATTTCGCCCATCCGACGATGCAACTTCCTATCTTTATCTCATCCCTTCAAACCATTTTGCTGTCGTCTCTTTGGGACAGATGGCTGAAATATTGCGCGAAATATATGGGGATAACGACCTTGCATCGAAGTGTGAGGTATTAAAAGAGGAGGTGGAACATGCTCTACAACAGTATGCAGAGCTAAAACATCTTAAATATGGTAAAATTATTCCATTCGAAGTGGATGGTTTCGGTAATGAATTGTTTATGGATGATTCAAACATTCCAAGTCTTCTTTCGTTGCCTTATTTAGGTGCTTTATCAGAGAAAGATAAATTATATCAACGTACTCGTAAGTTCGTGTTGAGTGAAGACAATCCTTACTTCTGGAGAGGTGAGGTGTGTGAAGGGGTTGGAGGCCCTCATGTGGGAATGTATTACGTGTGGCCGATGTCAGTTATTATGCGTGCTCTTACTAGTAGTGACGAAAAGGAGATAGAGTCGTGTCTAAAGATGTTATGTAACATGGACGGAGATACTGGTTTTATGCATGAAGGGGTACATAAAGATGACGCAACGAAGTTCACTCGATCATGGTTTGCATGGGTCAATACGCTTTTTGGTGAGTTAGTTGTGAAGGTTTCAAATCATTATCCTGAGCTACTTCAAAAGAGTTACTTCGAGCCTAAATAG
- a CDS encoding methylmalonyl-CoA carboxyltransferase, translated as MKVVEKIELLKERREKVRAMGGEARIAKQHEKGKMSARERVDYFFDEGTFRELDMFVQHRSTNFGIDKVEIPSDGVITGHGLVNGRPVFVFSQDFTSRGGSLGEMHAAKICKVMDLAMKSGVPVVGLCDSGGARVEESVDALKGYGDIFFRNSRASGVIPQISAIMGPCAGGAVYSPAMTDFIFMVKKQSHMFITSPYVIKTVTGEESTFEELGGAMVHNEKSGNAHFACDSEEETLDQVKELLEYLPNNNMEDAPVVEMGDDPARLCPSLDTIIPDDARMAYDMKDVVEEVVDNGEFFEVQKYYATNAIVGFARLNNRSVGIIANQPAVSAGCLDINASDKISRFVRTCDAYNLPIITFVDVPGYLPGVQQEWDGIIRHGAKLLWSYAEATVPKLTVVTRKDYGGSYIAMSSKHLGTDMVLAWPTAEIAVMGAKGAVEVISTYRKAIAGAEDQDAMRAEKIKQYEDKFNTPFEAAKRGYIDDVILPSETRMRLVDALEILSTKSEALPPKKHGNIPH; from the coding sequence ATGAAAGTTGTTGAGAAAATTGAGTTATTAAAAGAAAGAAGAGAGAAAGTACGTGCAATGGGTGGCGAAGCTCGCATTGCAAAACAACATGAAAAAGGTAAAATGAGTGCTCGTGAAAGAGTCGATTACTTTTTTGATGAAGGTACTTTCCGTGAGTTGGACATGTTTGTTCAACATAGATCTACAAATTTCGGTATCGATAAAGTAGAAATCCCATCTGATGGTGTAATTACAGGTCATGGTCTTGTTAATGGACGTCCTGTATTTGTTTTTTCTCAAGACTTCACTTCTCGTGGAGGATCTTTGGGGGAAATGCACGCAGCTAAGATCTGTAAGGTAATGGATCTAGCAATGAAATCAGGAGTTCCTGTAGTTGGATTATGTGACTCGGGTGGAGCTCGTGTAGAAGAGAGTGTGGATGCATTGAAAGGATATGGAGATATCTTTTTCCGTAATTCACGTGCTTCTGGGGTAATTCCTCAGATTTCTGCTATTATGGGGCCTTGTGCTGGTGGAGCCGTTTATTCTCCTGCAATGACCGACTTTATCTTTATGGTAAAGAAGCAAAGTCACATGTTTATTACTTCTCCTTACGTGATTAAGACCGTAACAGGAGAGGAGTCTACATTTGAAGAACTTGGTGGTGCAATGGTACACAACGAGAAGAGTGGTAACGCTCACTTCGCTTGTGATTCTGAAGAGGAGACATTGGATCAAGTAAAAGAGTTGCTTGAGTATCTACCAAATAACAACATGGAGGATGCTCCTGTCGTTGAAATGGGTGATGATCCAGCACGTCTATGTCCTTCATTGGATACTATCATTCCTGATGATGCTCGTATGGCTTACGACATGAAGGATGTAGTGGAAGAGGTTGTAGATAATGGAGAGTTCTTCGAGGTACAGAAGTACTATGCTACAAATGCTATTGTAGGTTTTGCTCGATTGAATAATCGTTCTGTAGGTATTATCGCAAACCAACCTGCTGTTTCTGCAGGATGTTTGGATATCAATGCTTCAGATAAGATTAGTCGTTTCGTTCGTACTTGTGATGCGTACAATCTTCCTATCATTACTTTCGTTGATGTTCCTGGTTATCTTCCTGGAGTACAGCAAGAGTGGGATGGTATTATCCGTCATGGCGCGAAGTTGTTATGGAGTTATGCTGAGGCTACTGTGCCTAAGTTGACTGTAGTAACACGTAAAGACTACGGTGGTTCATATATTGCAATGAGTTCGAAACACCTAGGAACAGATATGGTATTGGCTTGGCCAACTGCTGAGATTGCAGTGATGGGTGCTAAAGGTGCTGTAGAGGTTATCTCTACTTACCGTAAAGCGATCGCTGGTGCAGAGGATCAAGATGCAATGCGTGCAGAGAAGATCAAACAGTATGAGGATAAATTTAATACACCATTTGAGGCTGCTAAACGTGGTTATATCGATGATGTTATCCTTCCATCAGAGACGCGTATGCGCCTTGTTGATGCTCTAGAGATTCTTTCAACTAAGAGCGAAGCGTTGCCTCCTAAGAAGCACGGTAACATTCCTCACTAA
- a CDS encoding pyruvate carboxylase subunit B, with protein MQFDKHGVLEMAQMNYDADRPKASNPIKVNDVSLRDGHQSLFATRGRTEDMIPVAEMLDEVGFNAIETWGGATFDTMHRFLGEDPWERLRVLKKHITKTPFSMLLRGQNVVGYRNYADDVVRAFVQRAIDNGMDIFRCFDALNDYRNFETAAQVIKDNGKHFQGTVCYTLNEKRLGGDVYNMDYYLGKVRELDAFGVDSICLKDMAGLMAPYDAYNLITEIKKISETPISLHTHFTSGMGDLTIFKAIEAGVDIVDTCMAPYAYRTSHAAVEPLVVSLYGTSRDTGFDLSHLSKIGKKMEEYIPKYRHLDNSPKYAIIDTDVIMHQTPGGMLSNLVNQLKAMDALEKLDDVFEQLPKVRKDLGDIPLVTPTSQIVGIQTVNNVLFDKEQGEYASITEQVKDLCFGLYGKTTKPINPEVQKKALAGYPRGEEPITVRPGSILEDEMPGVKDKFKDLAKDIDDEVLCALYPVTGKRFLKWKYGLEEMPEEVKPRTMEQVKHDAELVEKALGGKLTDKGSDDKPENMRELEVYVDGEKFVVEVADKNAKGGQRKKKEKKEDVVELSADGAMTAPIPGLITEVKKSVGDTVEAGETVLVLEAMKMMNNIAAPAAGTIEEIKVESGDSVSKGDVMFVIK; from the coding sequence ATGCAATTCGATAAACATGGGGTTCTAGAAATGGCCCAAATGAATTACGATGCAGATCGTCCAAAAGCATCGAATCCCATCAAAGTAAATGATGTTTCTTTGAGAGATGGACACCAATCACTATTTGCAACTCGTGGTCGTACAGAAGACATGATTCCAGTCGCTGAGATGTTGGATGAAGTTGGTTTTAACGCTATCGAAACATGGGGTGGTGCTACTTTTGATACGATGCACCGTTTCTTGGGTGAAGATCCATGGGAGCGTCTGCGTGTCTTGAAGAAGCACATTACTAAAACGCCATTCTCAATGTTGCTACGTGGTCAAAACGTAGTAGGATATCGTAACTATGCGGATGATGTAGTGAGAGCTTTCGTTCAGCGTGCTATTGATAACGGAATGGATATTTTCCGTTGTTTTGATGCATTGAACGATTACCGTAACTTCGAGACTGCTGCTCAAGTAATCAAAGACAATGGTAAGCACTTCCAAGGAACTGTTTGTTATACTTTGAACGAGAAGCGTCTAGGTGGTGATGTTTATAACATGGACTACTACCTAGGAAAAGTAAGAGAGTTGGATGCATTTGGTGTGGATTCAATCTGTTTGAAAGATATGGCAGGTTTGATGGCTCCTTATGATGCTTATAACTTGATTACTGAAATCAAAAAGATCTCTGAAACTCCTATCAGTCTTCACACTCACTTTACTTCAGGTATGGGTGATCTTACTATCTTCAAAGCAATTGAAGCTGGTGTAGATATCGTGGATACTTGTATGGCACCTTATGCGTACCGTACTTCTCACGCTGCTGTGGAGCCTCTAGTTGTATCTCTTTACGGAACAAGCCGTGATACAGGATTCGATCTTTCTCACCTTTCTAAGATTGGTAAGAAGATGGAAGAGTATATCCCTAAATATCGTCACTTGGATAACAGTCCTAAGTATGCTATCATCGATACTGATGTTATCATGCACCAGACTCCAGGTGGAATGCTTTCTAACTTGGTGAACCAGTTGAAAGCAATGGATGCACTAGAGAAGTTGGATGATGTATTCGAACAACTACCTAAAGTACGTAAGGATCTTGGAGACATTCCATTGGTAACTCCAACAAGCCAGATCGTAGGTATCCAAACTGTAAACAACGTATTGTTCGACAAAGAGCAAGGCGAGTATGCATCGATCACTGAGCAGGTGAAAGACCTTTGTTTCGGTCTTTATGGTAAAACTACCAAGCCTATCAACCCAGAAGTACAGAAGAAAGCATTGGCTGGATACCCACGTGGAGAAGAGCCTATCACTGTACGTCCAGGTTCGATCCTTGAGGATGAGATGCCAGGTGTGAAAGATAAGTTCAAAGATCTTGCAAAAGATATCGATGACGAAGTATTGTGTGCTCTTTACCCTGTAACTGGAAAACGCTTCTTGAAGTGGAAGTACGGTTTGGAAGAGATGCCAGAGGAAGTGAAGCCTCGCACAATGGAGCAAGTGAAGCATGATGCAGAGCTTGTTGAGAAAGCATTGGGTGGAAAACTTACTGACAAAGGTAGCGATGATAAGCCTGAGAATATGCGCGAGTTGGAAGTTTACGTGGATGGCGAGAAATTCGTTGTTGAGGTAGCTGACAAAAACGCTAAAGGTGGACAGCGTAAAAAGAAAGAGAAGAAAGAGGATGTTGTTGAATTGTCTGCTGACGGCGCAATGACTGCTCCAATTCCTGGACTTATCACAGAAGTGAAAAAATCAGTAGGTGATACTGTGGAAGCTGGTGAGACTGTTCTTGTATTGGAAGCGATGAAAATGATGAACAACATCGCAGCTCCTGCTGCAGGTACTATCGAAGAGATCAAAGTTGAGTCTGGAGATAGCGTATCTAAAGGAGACGTAATGTTCGTAATCAAGTAA